From the genome of Hydrogenophilus thermoluteolus, one region includes:
- a CDS encoding family 16 glycosylhydrolase gives MSGKRKVRLLFRAVAHGIAIGALVWRGAIVLAQPPGNWRFLPELSDEFSGATVDTALWLTFLPHYTGRPPGVIDPARVTVANGMVRLETTARDKGRFATPLLRARQEVRYGYFEVVARLAPCRVNQAFWFYAWQPDGTREIDVFEMAPGTPGEAHRVHSNLHVYDGDPALENDGNRRSYPQVWSAPDFDPTQDNRYGFLWSPTELVWWVNGREIRREPNVHFHWPMALTFTGEIHPRWFGVPTTQELPCAMTIDYVRSWQWLDAADGVGTQPVRDAGRGRLRGGVE, from the coding sequence GTGAGTGGGAAGCGGAAGGTTCGGCTGCTCTTCCGTGCGGTGGCGCACGGGATAGCCATTGGTGCGCTCGTTTGGAGGGGGGCGATAGTCCTGGCGCAGCCGCCGGGCAATTGGCGCTTTCTGCCGGAACTGTCGGACGAGTTTTCAGGCGCCACGGTCGACACGGCCCTCTGGCTGACGTTTCTGCCCCATTACACGGGGCGGCCGCCTGGAGTGATCGATCCGGCGCGGGTTACGGTGGCTAACGGCATGGTGCGGCTGGAGACGACGGCTCGGGACAAGGGGCGGTTCGCGACACCGCTCTTACGGGCACGCCAGGAGGTGCGCTACGGCTATTTCGAAGTGGTTGCGCGGCTTGCCCCGTGCCGCGTCAATCAAGCGTTTTGGTTCTACGCCTGGCAGCCTGATGGGACGCGCGAGATCGACGTCTTCGAGATGGCGCCGGGCACGCCGGGCGAAGCACACCGCGTGCACAGTAACCTGCACGTCTATGACGGTGACCCAGCACTCGAGAACGATGGCAACCGACGCTCCTATCCGCAAGTCTGGTCGGCACCCGACTTCGACCCGACACAGGACAATCGCTATGGGTTTTTGTGGTCGCCCACCGAGCTCGTCTGGTGGGTGAATGGTCGTGAGATCCGGCGCGAACCGAACGTCCATTTCCACTGGCCGATGGCGCTCACGTTTACCGGCGAGATCCATCCGCGCTGGTTCGGGGTACCGACAACGCAGGAGTTGCCGTGCGCGATGACGATCGACTACGTCCGGTCGTGGCAGTGGCTCGATGCGGCGGATGGGGTAGGTACGCAGCCGGTGCGTGACGCGGGTCGCGGACGGTTGCGCGGAGGCGTCGAGTAA
- a CDS encoding class I SAM-dependent methyltransferase, whose amino-acid sequence MMLRGDAMGQWAGQLPVETAARSAALAQRIAARIAAAGGWVPFADFMQWALYEPELGYYARHDQAFGPHGDFLTAPEISPLFGAVLADVLASAVAETGLAVEFGAGSGALAEDLLTRWHALGVLPQRYAIVEVSAGLAARQAERLQPLAERLGVELVWWQRLPERFAAAVVANEVLDVLPVHVVGTRGAETFERGVVVAESGTEAAASAAPRFAWADRPLTPAAASALAGIELPRSADGEYLSEVAPAVPAWVRTVAERLAPGSLWALIDYGYEREILYAPFRSRGTLQGYYRHRVVEDVLAWPGAIDLTAFVDFTAVVTALEASGLTVHEWRRQGDFLLRHGILERLTERAEPGSAAYVQAARAVQRLIMPHEMGELFQVVVAGR is encoded by the coding sequence ATGATGCTAAGAGGTGACGCGATGGGGCAGTGGGCGGGGCAGCTGCCTGTCGAGACCGCGGCGCGCAGTGCCGCATTGGCGCAGCGGATCGCAGCGCGGATTGCGGCGGCGGGCGGCTGGGTGCCATTTGCGGATTTCATGCAGTGGGCGCTCTACGAGCCGGAGCTGGGCTATTACGCGCGCCACGACCAAGCGTTCGGACCGCACGGGGACTTTCTCACCGCGCCGGAGATTTCGCCGCTCTTTGGCGCGGTGCTCGCGGACGTGCTGGCGTCCGCGGTGGCGGAAACGGGCTTGGCGGTGGAATTCGGCGCAGGCAGCGGCGCATTGGCAGAGGATCTACTCACCCGGTGGCACGCATTGGGGGTGTTGCCGCAGCGCTACGCGATCGTCGAGGTCTCCGCTGGCTTGGCGGCGCGGCAGGCGGAACGGCTGCAGCCGCTTGCCGAGCGTCTTGGGGTCGAGCTGGTTTGGTGGCAGCGGTTGCCGGAGCGGTTCGCAGCGGCGGTGGTCGCGAACGAGGTGCTCGACGTCTTGCCGGTGCATGTGGTGGGCACACGCGGCGCGGAGACCTTCGAACGTGGCGTGGTGGTCGCCGAATCAGGAACGGAAGCGGCGGCATCGGCCGCACCGCGCTTTGCGTGGGCCGACCGGCCGCTCACGCCTGCGGCGGCATCGGCACTTGCTGGAATCGAATTGCCGCGAAGTGCCGACGGCGAATATCTTTCTGAGGTGGCGCCTGCGGTCCCAGCATGGGTGCGCACCGTCGCCGAGCGCTTGGCGCCGGGTTCGCTGTGGGCGCTGATCGATTATGGGTACGAGCGCGAGATTCTCTACGCGCCGTTTCGTTCCCGCGGGACACTGCAGGGGTATTATCGCCATCGGGTGGTGGAGGATGTGCTGGCGTGGCCGGGCGCGATCGACCTCACCGCGTTCGTCGATTTCACTGCGGTGGTCACGGCGTTGGAAGCAAGCGGCCTCACGGTGCACGAGTGGCGGCGGCAGGGGGATTTTTTATTGCGCCACGGAATCCTGGAGCGGCTCACGGAACGGGCAGAACCCGGTTCGGCGGCGTACGTGCAAGCGGCGCGCGCGGTGCAGCGGCTCATCATGCCGCACGAGATGGGTGAGCTCTTTCAGGTGGTGGTGGCGGGGCGGTAG
- a CDS encoding acyltransferase — protein MPRWRKALAYLRGWLTSLRHFSRPAWVCQVGRVTVVRDRGTITVGERVWLWPEVKLDASAVARTGEAALVIGDRVSIGDRTQIHCGERVTIGAGTLISWDCVIMDRDYHDPDGGVERTAPVVIGKDVWIGCRAIILKGVTIGDGAVVGAGSVVTRDVPPCTLVAGNPARVVRQLGER, from the coding sequence ATGCCGCGGTGGCGCAAGGCGCTTGCCTATCTGCGCGGCTGGCTCACGAGTTTGCGCCACTTTTCCCGCCCGGCGTGGGTCTGTCAGGTGGGGCGGGTCACGGTGGTACGCGATCGCGGCACGATTACGGTGGGCGAGCGTGTCTGGCTCTGGCCCGAGGTGAAGCTCGACGCGAGCGCGGTGGCGCGAACGGGTGAAGCGGCGTTGGTGATCGGTGATCGGGTGTCGATTGGTGACCGGACGCAGATCCATTGTGGCGAACGGGTGACGATCGGTGCGGGTACGCTGATCAGTTGGGATTGCGTGATCATGGATCGCGACTACCACGATCCGGACGGTGGTGTGGAGCGTACCGCGCCGGTGGTGATCGGCAAGGATGTCTGGATCGGCTGTCGCGCGATCATCCTCAAAGGGGTGACGATCGGCGACGGCGCGGTGGTTGGCGCGGGCAGCGTGGTGACCCGCGACGTGCCCCCGTGCACGTTGGTCGCAGGGAATCCGGCTCGGGTCGTTCGCCAACTGGGCGAACGGTAA
- a CDS encoding HAD-IIIC family phosphatase: MNDALAAAWRTAQARVAVTDEWRSFPSEALDRQYYRPLTALAQRAAAPQVTYDGLPIYRLLRAGERALLTQALDQARRFLLQLRERDDRTLLLHGVSGLPLPRRFAWLPSDRWAMPKRLRDLAAALSEGLREIAAQLPHVWFVDEIAVAQQLGYRVANRPIVTGRPFAEALFHRRRFGFGLAGTYLEVVRAYDRLRGVKVIAVDFDNTLWDGVMAEGPVRHYRDRQALLKRLQEGGILLVAVSKNDPKAIRWNEMVLQPEDFAVLAIGWELKPTTLAEIAAQLNLGLDAFVFLDDNPTERGLVASHLPQVRVWDACDPETWRTLAILPALPWYSQTAEARQRTAMYRVQALRQQAVRAYGDQGSDTAVLEALQLEMRVHRMREPELARVHELTARTNQFNTTTIRYRSEELTDPGRQVWVGYLQDRFGDYGLVLVWLRVVETAADDEA; encoded by the coding sequence ATGAATGACGCATTGGCCGCAGCATGGCGCACCGCGCAAGCACGTGTCGCGGTAACCGACGAATGGCGATCGTTTCCTTCCGAGGCGCTCGACCGGCAGTACTATCGACCGCTGACCGCACTGGCACAACGGGCGGCTGCTCCGCAAGTCACCTATGATGGGTTGCCGATCTACCGCCTGTTGCGTGCGGGGGAGCGGGCACTGCTTACCCAAGCGCTCGATCAGGCACGCCGATTCCTGCTGCAGTTGCGCGAACGCGACGACCGGACGCTATTGTTGCACGGGGTGAGCGGGCTGCCGTTGCCGCGCCGCTTCGCGTGGCTGCCAAGCGATCGGTGGGCGATGCCGAAACGGTTGCGGGATCTGGCGGCGGCGCTGAGCGAAGGGTTGCGCGAGATCGCCGCGCAGTTGCCCCACGTTTGGTTCGTAGACGAGATCGCGGTGGCCCAGCAGTTGGGTTATCGTGTGGCGAACCGCCCGATCGTGACGGGGCGCCCCTTTGCCGAGGCGCTCTTTCATCGGCGGCGCTTCGGTTTTGGTCTGGCGGGAACCTACCTGGAGGTGGTCCGTGCTTATGATCGGTTGCGGGGGGTGAAGGTGATCGCGGTCGACTTCGACAACACCTTGTGGGACGGGGTGATGGCCGAAGGGCCGGTGCGCCACTACCGCGACCGGCAAGCGCTGCTCAAACGGTTACAGGAAGGGGGGATTCTGCTCGTTGCGGTGAGCAAGAACGATCCTAAGGCGATCCGGTGGAACGAGATGGTGTTGCAGCCGGAGGATTTCGCCGTGTTGGCGATCGGTTGGGAACTGAAACCCACCACACTGGCCGAGATCGCGGCGCAGCTCAACCTTGGCCTCGATGCGTTCGTATTTCTCGACGACAATCCGACCGAACGGGGGTTGGTCGCCAGCCACCTTCCCCAGGTGCGGGTCTGGGACGCGTGCGACCCGGAAACGTGGCGCACGTTAGCTATCCTTCCTGCGTTGCCGTGGTATTCGCAAACGGCAGAGGCGCGGCAGCGCACCGCGATGTATCGGGTGCAGGCGCTGCGGCAACAGGCGGTGCGCGCCTACGGTGACCAGGGGAGCGACACAGCGGTGCTGGAAGCGTTGCAGCTGGAGATGCGGGTGCACCGCATGCGGGAGCCGGAGTTGGCGCGTGTGCATGAACTGACCGCCCGGACCAATCAGTTCAACACGACGACGATTCGCTACCGGTCCGAAGAATTGACCGACCCGGGGCGTCAGGTGTGGGTGGGGTATCTGCAAGACCGGTTCGGGGA
- a CDS encoding asparagine synthase-related protein, translating into MTLFAAVLGENEKISEAVAAARRRMTRFPGDRWRAVARPGFALGVWQRWFGESAPPDGDWDVAERDGWVAVVSGHAVVAQDAAAAGSVAGAPDGTSVAECGGAAMGLAARLLADFVSDPMTRPRRWQGQFAFVAWHEATQRLFLVRDPFGIEPLYWGRLPGGGFAVANLAKTLVAMGVADGPDALGWASFFLWGNVDGRRTVFSGVEAAPQGSVGVVTLPCVSGPQWRVFRDLRTLWAVPSAPEYDEAAAQVAISRAVRDAVAVATADRQRTALFLSGGIDSGAVAGVLAQLGRAGTAYTLAFAEMAGQGNDERPWAERIARHYGLTHRVDQVAEPEFWATLPDFLDAMDQPTLDGINFWLSCQKAAQAGERVVCTGDGGDELFGGFTKLVLWRRAERVLRWVRRLPAGERVLVALMQGYGTLRRRPKWRWAGNYFATRDHLYFIPYAVFFPEELPDLLDSVMPVAQARALLTEGAFPEVDCLERAMQMRDTFHSMPNLYMRDAHWIGAAHGVQFRHPLASVSLLTTVAPWVCAFRGRRGKTLLAQAPQPPLPPEVVARPKAGFATPVAGWLAQRVFPTIPFPAVATIGSVERRLAWWLYQEWSR; encoded by the coding sequence GTGACGCTTTTTGCGGCGGTATTGGGCGAAAACGAAAAGATCTCCGAAGCGGTCGCAGCAGCGCGCCGCCGCATGACGCGGTTCCCCGGTGATCGCTGGCGTGCGGTGGCGCGACCCGGTTTTGCGTTGGGGGTGTGGCAGCGCTGGTTCGGAGAAAGCGCGCCGCCTGACGGCGATTGGGACGTGGCGGAGCGCGACGGTTGGGTAGCGGTGGTGAGCGGTCATGCGGTAGTCGCGCAAGATGCGGCCGCCGCTGGCAGTGTGGCGGGCGCACCGGATGGCACATCGGTCGCGGAATGCGGCGGGGCGGCGATGGGGTTGGCGGCGAGGCTGCTTGCCGATTTCGTTTCGGACCCGATGACCCGTCCGCGGCGGTGGCAGGGGCAGTTTGCGTTCGTGGCTTGGCATGAGGCGACACAGCGCCTTTTTCTGGTGCGCGACCCGTTCGGGATCGAACCGCTCTATTGGGGGCGATTGCCCGGGGGCGGGTTTGCGGTAGCCAATCTGGCGAAGACGCTGGTTGCGATGGGGGTAGCGGATGGGCCAGACGCTTTGGGGTGGGCGTCGTTCTTCCTCTGGGGGAATGTCGATGGGCGGCGGACCGTCTTTTCTGGGGTCGAAGCGGCGCCTCAGGGAAGCGTCGGGGTCGTGACGTTACCGTGCGTCAGTGGTCCTCAGTGGCGGGTCTTCCGTGATCTGCGCACGCTCTGGGCAGTACCCTCTGCGCCCGAGTACGACGAAGCGGCCGCGCAAGTGGCGATTAGCCGCGCAGTGCGCGACGCAGTAGCCGTTGCGACGGCCGACCGGCAGCGTACCGCGCTCTTTCTCTCCGGCGGGATCGATTCGGGGGCGGTTGCAGGGGTGCTCGCGCAGTTGGGACGCGCGGGGACGGCCTATACTCTGGCGTTTGCCGAAATGGCGGGGCAGGGCAACGATGAGCGCCCTTGGGCGGAGCGGATCGCGCGCCATTACGGGCTGACGCATCGGGTCGATCAGGTTGCGGAGCCTGAGTTCTGGGCGACGTTACCCGATTTTCTCGACGCGATGGATCAGCCGACGCTTGACGGGATCAATTTTTGGCTTTCGTGCCAGAAAGCGGCGCAAGCTGGCGAGCGGGTGGTCTGTACTGGCGATGGCGGCGACGAACTGTTCGGGGGTTTTACCAAACTGGTACTTTGGCGACGCGCCGAACGGGTGCTGCGGTGGGTGCGCCGTTTACCTGCTGGCGAACGGGTGCTCGTTGCGCTGATGCAGGGGTATGGCACGCTGCGGCGACGACCGAAATGGCGGTGGGCAGGGAACTATTTCGCGACGCGCGACCATCTCTACTTCATTCCCTACGCCGTCTTCTTTCCCGAGGAGTTGCCCGATCTGTTGGATAGCGTGATGCCGGTTGCGCAGGCACGCGCTTTGTTGACCGAGGGCGCGTTTCCCGAAGTGGATTGCCTCGAGCGCGCGATGCAAATGCGCGACACGTTTCATTCGATGCCAAACCTCTATATGCGCGATGCCCATTGGATCGGTGCGGCGCATGGGGTGCAGTTTCGGCATCCGTTGGCGTCGGTGTCGCTGCTCACCACTGTTGCGCCGTGGGTCTGCGCGTTTCGCGGGCGGCGGGGAAAAACGCTGCTCGCGCAAGCACCGCAACCGCCGCTTCCCCCCGAGGTGGTGGCGCGGCCAAAGGCGGGATTTGCCACGCCGGTGGCGGGTTGGTTGGCGCAGCGGGTTTTCCCGACGATCCCGTTTCCTGCCGTGGCTACGATCGGGTCGGTCGAGCGGCGGTTGGCGTGGTGGCTTTATCAGGAGTGGTCGCGGTGA